CTGCTCTTGCACATCACTGTAATCAAATGCAACTATGCATGCATTCCATTCATTTCAATCCAATATACTAGCAGTAAATCACATAAGCAATTTATCCACCATTTGTTATCTTTGGCAACCGTTTCCTGGTTGTGAACTCCTTCATATTGCATGGATTATTTACCAGGTCTCAAGGTTTTCCACAGATATCAGTCAGCAGAAAAAGTGAGAGATTTTATCCTCATCAAAGTGAATTTATTTAAgattttcaaactttttaatttgtgTCACATGCCCTTTTGGAACTCCTCTGGAGCAACTTTTAATATTCTCTATTTCTAAAGAGAACAAAGTGATcttcattaaataaaagcaGTGTATTTTATCAAAGTGACAAGCAAGGAAAGAAATGTAATACTAGTTACTCAAGCAGAAAGCTGACTGTGAAAGACTTGCCAACTACAGAATGAACAAGATAGGTACAGCTGGACGCATGTGCTAGTCCATGTACATTGAGTCATACTGCTTAGATGAACAAGACGAACTAGAAATCAAAGTTTGTGAAATAGCATATTAACTGAATAATCCAAATTTTGGGCGGAAGACTTCATCATTCTTGTGAAGTATGGCTCATCCCATGGCTCCAAGTCTTCAACTAATTGGCCACTCTCTCCCAtcttaaaatccaaaattttcttgaactcCTGCAGTGAGAacattcaataatatatattaaggaaAAGATGTTGTCGGCAGCAGAAAAATTTTCTAGCTAACTTTCACGTCTTAAGCATAAGCTGTAATCAGTATCATACCTCCTCAGCCTTGGGTCTGACCGTTTTACTCATTTCATTCAGAAAAGACAGAACAACTTCAGGCGACGAAGCCATATTATCCTTCAGAGCAAATTCAGCATAAGACTTATATCCCATTATCTGCATATAGTGATCATGTGACAGATTAGGAAAATGGTATTAATATGAGGTTTTCtgtatcagaaaaaaaaatgaaaatcaagaaaagacatGCAAGTCAGAGTTAGGGAAGAAAAAGTTGCATTTGGAAAAACGACATAAAGACAACAATTATTGgagataatattttcaaatattctaTCACCCATAAACATTACCACATTAATCATTCAAAACTAACTTGGGCCTCTGTAAGCATAGGTTATTGCACGTGATGGATGACTTTGGAGCAACAATTAACAGAACGTTTGTTTGCTTCAACCAAAAAAGACCTCGAATAATTTTCTCTCCCAGTCATAAGATATGGAAACAGTTTTTAAGCTCAATCAGTTAGTACAAGTCATCTCTCCCCACCATCACCATAGTCTGTAGAAAAAACTAACTTCTGTCTCCAGTGAAGTCGGTCATTTCCAGTCTACTTCTGCTATCGTATAATATATGGGCATGCTAACCTCAGCAAATTCATGACGTGCTGCAAGAAGCTTATCAAGGACTACCAGGTTTGCACGTGGCACTGAATTTCCTCTGATGTAAGCCATCTTTCTAACCTGgataataaataagataaaatgtGGTGTGAACAAAGTTAAATTGttttatcaaatcaaattaagaaaaattgtgTTTGGAATGAATCCATGTACCGATTCTAGTGACCAAATAAAAGGAATCATTCTGTCTAAGAACTATAATCCAAATCCCTACAAACAAACTATAACTCACGATTCATATGTAGTGAAGACATACTTACGAATTACATTACTAATCTAATGAACCTCTTTTCTGGTGTTGAAAAATCAGTCAAAAACCTTTTTCCTCAATCTCAAGGGGAAAAACAAAACCTACATTTTAGAAGGTGAAATTCAATTTGCAAGATGAATaaattcaagttagaacacACCTCAGCATCAGACACCAACTGCAAAATAGAACACAAAGTGCTAGGTTCTGTCACTAAGCGAAATCCTCTCTCTTTCAAATTACAGTCTGGCCCTGTTGATCTCTTTGATGCAAATGATGAAGGGCGGTAGATGGTCTTGGCGAGATGgtgcaatttttttggtaaatgtgaAGCTGGAAATATATCCACATGACCTGGGTCAGTGATAATATTTTCGTTGAACCTGATCAATCAAGAAATACATGCAAAACATCTTGCTATCAATCAACCaactgaaaatataaaagaaaaactagtGTCtagcagaaaaataacataataataacttggCTGGCATAGCTCTCCACTCCTCAGTCCTCCCTGAGCAATAACCACTGTCAACCTTCGATAAGATTGAACCTTAGTGAGTCTGTCAAATGTTTTCTGCTAGTTAGTCAATATTTAGTATCTTTCggcattagttaaaattatacataagaAACCTTATTAAAGTTTCTTGGTAATTTGCTATATATTTGAGTGACcatgttaaaaataataccaaaTTTTGATCTAATGGTTTTTATAATGACAAGTTGATTGCTACTTGTCCAAATTACTTTTgtcttttattaataacaaagATTCAGATTGCATTTAGGTAGGTAGccagtttaatttttatcttggAATTTTAATTGcatcataatattacaaaattttgtcatttaattGATGTCAagaattttaacattttaaatttgcCCACCATCAAGTAAGTAAATTTTGGTTCTTCCACTGCCTGTGAattcatatacatacatattacaAGGTGAAAACAAGCAGACAAGCAAGTTTGAGgttttgattataaattacatCTTTTAAATGTTAGTGTGAAGAACACCTtcagagaaaaaagaaacaaagaataaGTTATCTAAGAAGAAATATGAACTTACTGTCTGCAAAGCTGCAGAATTTCTATATTTAGCTGATTAACTCGATCCAGTTTCTCTGTCAAGCAAATGAGGGATATTATGAATCAAAATGTTAAGAGTGGAAGAAGAAGACGCTAGTCATCAAGGATCAGTACCAGGGCTGAGATGAATTCCACCCTTCTCCAAGTCAATGCGTAGGTGACGGGCAGTCCTCCGAGCTTCTTCAGTAAGCATGTGATTATTTTGCTCGGCTTTTACAATCGCATGATATAAACTAGGATTCGAATTAAGATACTGCGAACAATATTTTCCATTATTATactgaacaaaaaatactaacaGACAATTTTGTCTTATGAAACAAAATTTACGGTTGAACAGCTTTTCTCAAAGTAAGATACAAAACTGGGGTCTAGTTAAGATACTGCAAACATGCAGTATACTCAATAATTAATGCTAACAGATTATGTTTTTTATGAAACGAACATTATAATCCAGTAGTTAATTCAAGCTCTGTTCTGGTAAGAACTTccccatatatttttacaGCACCACCAACTGATAATTCAAAAACAAACCAGGTCtttttggaataaaagatCTTCTCATTCTGGTGGCATTTGATACCACTATTTTTGTCATACTTCTCTCTTCATAAAGATTACTAAATCTAATTATCTACAGCTTGCAACAAATTTGAATCCTCTTAAAGCAAATACATATGCACTGGTTAAATGCtgatagtaaatataaaaatgttagaAACTTGGCTAAAGATTCATATGTGGTAGGACTTGATCAATGATTCATCCTTTGCATTCTATTCTGGTTATCTGGAGTAAAAGTTCTCATATGGAAAATGGAAATCCCAGTAAATTGTTTCTTTAGGCCATAGTTTTAGTTCCAATGTTCCATAGGCATTGCCAGGTACCGGGTATGAGTTATGAAAACAAGCCACCGGTCAGCAGTCACCTCACATGTAGATATTCATTCAAACGAAGAGATGCCCTGCTTGCCTCCTCAACAAATTCCCTagaaaaacacataaaaaagttaaaatactAAACTATTAATGTACACATGCATTAAGAGCACAAATGGATGAATTAAAAGCTCACCTATCCGGATGCGTATGCCTACACAATTCTGCAGAGTCAATGGTCGTACAAACCTATCAAAAAAGCAAACATTTGAATCACTTGGTGTTGCTAAAGTAAGCACACTGTTGAATGgtataaaaagttaatttgaattttggagGGTTTGAACAGTGTATTGGagaatttaattagtatttgatattatatccAGAAATGGTTGAGAAGTGCTGAAAATTTTGTCTGATATTGTTTTTTGAGGAGACAAAGTTATTCTATATGTCAAATCATGTTCTCATaataactgaaaaaaaaatattgcaagtgataaaaatatatctgcCATTGTATTTTGAGGAGACAAAGGGTTAGTGAAGATGTTAAATCATATCTTAATAGTGAATATTTGATAGTTTCACACATGTAAGTAATATAGAAAaagggagtagggtcgattattcttttttcctttttcttgggGCGTATTGTTAAACCATCCTAACACTCGTACTATACTATGTTCGAAGTCATTTTTTTGCCCATTTTCACCTTCGCACTAAAAATGAAATGGAGCGTAGCAAACAATTCCCCAAAGTAGTACTATAAGAAATCAACATTTCTAACTTCTCCATCTCCACTAAAGAATTCTACACTAAGTTTCTCTTCACTTCATGCACATGTAATGTAATCATAACCAGCATTCATAAATACTCACACTTAAAGCACAACTAAAAGCCGTAGAAAACATACCGTATCAGATATATCATCcattgatttaataatttcaggAGCTGAAGGCATTCCAGCAATATAATTCACGAGCTCATTAGACCTAGAAAGACAGCAACGACAACAACATTAAGCAGTTATTGAAATCATAAaggaataaatgaaaattcttcACTTTGTTACCGCTCAATTGCATCATCAACCATGCGTTGAAAACCTTTAGCAGTCTTTAAGTGGTCGAATCCATAAAGGCCGGTCTCCTTGACCAGTGAAGCCGTGGCGGAGTGCAGAAGGCGGCGAGCACAGCTAAAGGGCTCCGCCGGTGTACGGATTAGGGCGCGCAGCATAATTAAAGAACCGCCTGGGAAATCTCTTACTCTTTCAAGACATTGCTGAAACAATTTCAGCTTCGACAGACTCTAGTAAATTGAGAGAAATCAATCAGAACGCCGCTGCGAAATGCGAACAGGGGGTATAAAAATTTGCGAGTACTGTACATAGAAGATACCAAGAGCACGATTTCCCTGATTATCAAGGAAAACACGACTTCTGTTTCAAGTCATAATTTGGGGATAATTACGCCACCTTACAGGatgtttagtataattatgcatatattttttataatttgaaaaaaatatatttagtacgtttaatatattttttttaataaatagatctatgaattagtcaaaatttattagatttgttaatattagcaaaaaattgaatacaaaTTGCTATTTACACATGGTAAAAAAATCCTATAAatacttgcactaagtattacAATGTCATATTTTTATCAACAGAAAACGTAGTCATTTAGGCAATTTTAGTAGATTGGCTGGCTAGGTTGTCGAACCGTCTAAATTGACTTGCGAGAATCGTTGTATGGAAACTTTGGAGGTTTGGTTAGTGTGATAAAATTCACGGCTCCGATAGTATTATATTAGTCCTTGAACTTGAGGAACAATGGcaatcgcatgcatatgatggtgGGTTGTATCGTGAGATGCGTTCACTATAAACCTTATTCAGTGCAGTCAAAATGAGTACTGAAGTTAGTGGGATCCACGAAAGAATCTGATTTGTGTTAGTGTTGTGATAACACTATCTCCTATATGCCCTAAGACTTGTTTAAATTCTTAGAAATTGTGGCCACGGTGATGAATTGAATGGGATAGGTTTTCCCATGTCGATTAGTAGAATAAACGGAATTTCAAGTTATGAGTATAGATGTCTAGTCAATAACGGGAACCAATACCTAATTTCATGCCTTATACTAAGTCGGGAGATGTTCACGCTATTTATTCACATAGCCTCTAGTCttaaaatctttaaaaatGTGGGTTCCTATTGACCAACTCAGCAGACACGATCTTGTTGGCCCATGAGCGAGGCATTTGACCTATAACCCATCTGTTACTTATTAATTTGGTAGGTCAATCCAGCATCATGACTTGAGCCAATCTAGCATCATGATTTGACGGACAACAAGGATGACacataacatatttttttgacatCATAAGACAtatcatattaataaaattctaacaaaCCTCCCCTATATTGACGACAACTGACCTGAAAGCAACTGGTAAAACGGAACTCATAGAAATCAGGCTGACTGACAAGACTCATTTAAATAGtcataacttttttaatataagttCAAACCGcaattcattttatcttttatccTTACTCTCATTTTTCAGCTATTTTTCAGTATATCTTACACTCCATGATATTGTTATAactttatcataatattatcTCATTCCAATTCCATTATTACACAATCTTCGTTATATTTCAAGTAtttctatcatttttttagttaagtaattattgaattaagcGTTTgagtactaatttttttgtttgcagGTTAGTCATCATTTAATCTtagaatttttgtaaaaatctTTCGATTATTATGATGCGGCTAAATTCCAATACGCATCAATTGCAATTGTTAAGAAATTTCACgatcgattttttttatctgatgtataataaaagaattctaAAATAACTAAATCTAACATTATTAGCTGAAATATACATGGATATAGGTACTCATATATGTATTGTGTTGCTTGTGTGACGAGTTGCTTTAACAtttgacatttatttttagccttactagaaaaattatcattatttcatAGGGCAAAAGGTATCCCATACCCGGTGTTATTcgaaaatagtattttattcctttataaattcttttttcttcagttATCTATTGtattcttaaaaaagaaaacaaaataccCTTTTATACTATGAGCGGTCATCATACATTGTAGgtgtaaattttgtattttttaaaaatactgaaatatatatatatatatatattaacataaatgggtaaattgctattttcaaATATGACATGGGAGGGGATCATTTTGCCCTTATTTCATATGTTATCGATTAGGATTTCGGTATTCTTAGGAGGTCCACGAACAAAGGTGTGATCTTGTAAGACTCTGTACGTCTTCccgatattttttttgtataatttttaaaatagacatCCAGATCAaagatttttcataaaaattattgaggACGCGCACGCGTTTTCTGTTTATTAACCGCCTTTACTCTTAGACACAATCTCCTAACGTAGAGGGAAGCACGTTTTCATAAATAACTGATTTGAACTCACGNNNNNNNNNNNNNNNNNNNNNNNNNNNNNNNNNNNNNNNNNNNNNNNNNNNNNNNNNNNNNNNNNNNNNNNNNNNNNNNNNNNNNNNNNNNNNNNNNNNNNNNNNNNNNNNNNNNNNNNNNNNNNNNNNNNNNNNNNNNNNNNNNNNNNNNNNNNNNNNNNNNNNNNNNNNNNNNNNNNNNNNNNNNNNNNNNNNNNNNNNNNNNNNNNNNNNNNNNNNNNNNNNNNNNNNNNNNNNNNNNNNNNNNNNNNNCAAAACTCCCCACCCCCCTGTTCCTCCCGAGAATTCAAGATCCGAATATCTTAATCCAAATTTTCTGCTCCCAAGTACCCAAATTCCGTTCGCTGAATGCACTAGAAACGCAAATGCAATCCAGATGAGAAGAAATCCGCAATGTCTAGACTCCGCCCCGATTCCGCCAATCCGCCGCCGGAGGAGTCGCTCTCCGATGACAAAAACTCATCGGCGGCGTCCATCATCAAGCTCCGGAAAATCCCTCCGATTCCGACGAGGCAGAGGGCCAATGTCGACGAGAGTGAGGGTTTTGATTTAGGGAGCGGCGACCCGAATATCATCGAGCCCTCGACCCTGGGCCTCAATCAAATCAGGACGCGTTCAGGGCCGTTGCCTCTCAAGACGTCTAGTTCCCTCGGAACttctcataattttcataattttgagaGTCAAGCAAAAGAAGGTGTCCATATAAGAACTAGATTATCCTCCATTTCGCAATTATCTGTTGTTGCCTCTGCCAAACAAGGGTGAACTGTTGTATCTTCTCACATTTGATGCCAGTTTTGTCCACGCATGTATTTATGTGAAATGCAAGTTGGAATGTGCACCATGAAATTAGTATGACAATGATGCTAGTTAGCTGGCCATTAATGCAAccatcaaaaagaaaaaaaacagcTGGTAGTAATGCAGAATAGGGAAGAGTTATTTGAGATAATTTGATCTTACATAAATAATCACTTCAGAGTTTGAGGACCATCTTTACAATGAAACAAAGGTTTTAGATTTGCCTAGGATTGAAGGGTCATCTGAGCTGAGGTGATAGCAAGTTTGAAGATTCATGTGGTGTGAGGATATAGTCCAACTTCAAGTTTCTGTTTTAGTAATGTTGATCAATTATCACACAAATCCATAATAGATTGAAAATTAAGTGTATAAATGAATGATATCATGCTTAATAGTGTCTTACCATTTGTAGGTAGAAGGGGCCATTTGAATCATCATTCAAAATCGCTGAGAGTTCTTTCACCCAGTAGGTCGGGGCCAGAGGTAATCAGTTGCccctttgttttttcatttatttagcaGTATCATAGAGACTTGTATGATATTTCAGTTGAAATAAACTAGGTAGCTCAGCTTCATGTCATTGTGCTTATTGTAGGGTTATAATGCAGCTTTAGCCAAGGAAATGCAATCTCCACGTTTCCAGGCTATTCTGCGTTTAACCAGTGGCCGAAAAAAAAGAGTACCAGACATTAAGAGCTTTTCTCATGAACTTGATTCCAAAGGTGTCCGACCACTTCCATTTTGGAAATCTCGCGCCATTGGTCGCATGGAAGTATGTTAAATTCAATGTAGCCTCCTGTTTCTGCTTGTGAGAACATAGGTTTTcgtctctttcttcttctctgtTTCATTTCAAACAATGCATATAACTTGGATgacattattttttctagGAAATTATGGTAATGGTACGCTCGAAATTTGACAAATTGAAGGATGAAGTTAATGCTGACTTAGGCATCTTTGCTGGAGATTTGGTGAGTGTACTTGAGAAGACTTCAGATTCTCATCCAGATTGGAAGGAGTGTTTAGAAGATTTGTTGGTAATAGCTAGACTGTGCGCAAAGATGTCTCCTAATGAGTTTTGGGCAAAATGTGAAGGCATTGTACAAAGTTTAGATGATCGACGTCAAGAGTTGCCTATGGGCACACTCAAGCAAGTGCATACCCGCCTCTTATTTATCCTCACTCGTTGCACTCGGCTTGTTCAGTTCCAAAAGGAAAGTGGTTATGAAGAAGATCATATACTGGCTTCACACCAGCTTAGCGATCTTGGAGTATACCCAGAGCGGACTTTTGTGTCATCCCTGGGTGCAACGGAAGGTGTTGACAGGCAAACTTATATTGTCCAAGAACCAGAAAAAAGCAGCCTGGTTAACAAACAAAACCATGCAACTGAAGAGGGTGACACTGCAAAAAGTGTTGCTTCCTCTGCAGGAAGTTTTAGGATGTCATCTTGGAAGAAACTTCCATCTGCagctgaaaaaaataaaaaaagccaCGACTCTGGTGACACTCCTAAGGATAAATCTCAGAAGTTGCGGCAGGAGAAAGAAGTAGAGAGTCCTGAGAATATAGAAACTCCCATCTGTCAGGCAGAACATGCTGCAGAACCCTTGAAAACAGAAAGAGTAACATGGGGAGTTTGGGATCAACACCATATGGCATATGAGGATTCATTGATCTGTAGAATATGTGAAGTCGAAATACCAATAGTCCATGTAGAGCAGCACTCAAGAATTTGTACAGTTGCTGACAGATGCGATTTAAAAGGTTTAACTGTAAATGAACGGCTTGAAAGAGTTGCTGAAACTCTTGAAAAAATACTTGAATCTTGGACCCCAAAAAGCTCAGACACGGGGGTAAGAAGTCCTGAAGTCGTGAGAGTGTCTGCATCAAGTGCACAAGAGGACTTGGGCGAGTTGTCACCAAAAGGAAACAATTTGTCTTACCGATGTTCTGAAGACATGATGGACTGTGTTAATGTGGCTGATAACTCTTTTCTTGTGGATGAACTTCACAGTTCACTGAATGTATCATGTCCATCACGAGCTCCACCAGCTGATCAAAGTAAGAAAGAATCATCAGCTGGGAGCTTGACCCCTCGTTCACCTTTAATAACCCCACGAATGACCCAGATAGAGCTTCTGCTGAGTGGACGCAAAACATTATCTGAATTTGAAAGTTATCAGCAGGTAGTGTTTATGATGCAATCTGCCTATTCTGCCAGATGCTAGAAAATCTATCTTCCATATTCTTTATTACTAAATGTCCTTGTTTCTTAACTCTTCATATAGCATGCAAATAAATCATGAGAAGTGCCGTTTTCACAATAAAGTAGTTAAAATTAGCAACACTAACTTTTT
This region of Sesamum indicum cultivar Zhongzhi No. 13 linkage group LG4, S_indicum_v1.0, whole genome shotgun sequence genomic DNA includes:
- the LOC105160579 gene encoding probable mitochondrial intermediate peptidase, mitochondrial isoform X1, whose product is MLRALIRTPAEPFSCARRLLHSATASLVKETGLYGFDHLKTAKGFQRMVDDAIERSNELVNYIAGMPSAPEIIKSMDDISDTVCTTIDSAELCRHTHPDREFVEEASRASLRLNEYLHYLNSNPSLYHAIVKAEQNNHMLTEEARRTARHLRIDLEKGGIHLSPEKLDRVNQLNIEILQLCRQFNENIITDPGHVDIFPASHLPKKLHHLAKTIYRPSSFASKRSTGPDCNLKERGFRLVTEPSTLCSILQLVSDAEVRKMAYIRGNSVPRANLVVLDKLLAARHEFAEIMGYKSYAEFALKDNMASSPEVVLSFLNEMSKTVRPKAEEEFKKILDFKMGESGQLVEDLEPWDEPYFTRMMKSSAQNLDYSVVVSYFSLPQCIEGLKVLAQSLFGVKCHEIPLGHGESWHPDVLKLSLHHPDEGDLGYLYLDLKSRKGKHPICAHFAIKGGRRISETDYQLPIVALVCNFPGSNFASVHLHHSDVETLFHEFGHALHSLLSRTDYQHFSGTRVVLDFAETPSNLFEYYAWDYRVLRKFAKHNSTGDPIPEKLVQSLIGAKNMFAATELQRQVFYALIDQALHTMQPSSVKDTVSIVADLKREHTSWKYVEGTHWHTRFSHLVTYGAGYYSYLYAKCFAATIWQKILQQDPLSLAAGSALRSKFLQHGGAKDPTIILNDLVGNSVVRKQNGGIIPDITSLVEEMQLSNSS
- the LOC105160580 gene encoding probable serine/threonine protein kinase IRE (The sequence of the model RefSeq protein was modified relative to this genomic sequence to represent the inferred CDS: added 28 bases not found in genome assembly); its protein translation is MSRLRPDSANPPPEESLSDDKNSSAASIIKLRKIPPIPTRQRANVDESEGFDLGSGDPNIIEPSTLGLNQIRTRSGPLPLKTSSSLGTSHNFHNFESQAKEGRRGHLNHHSKSLRVLSPSRSGPEGYNAALAKEMQSPRFQAILRLTSGRKKRVPDIKSFSHELDSKGVRPLPFWKSRAIGRMEEIMVMVRSKFDKLKDEVNADLGIFAGDLVSVLEKTSDSHPDWKECLEDLLVIARLCAKMSPNEFWAKCEGIVQSLDDRRQELPMGTLKQVHTRLLFILTRCTRLVQFQKESGYEEDHILASHQLSDLGVYPERTFVSSLGATEGVDRQTYIVQEPEKSSLVNKQNHATEEGDTAKSVASSAGSFRMSSWKKLPSAAEKNKKSHDSGDTPKDKSQKLRQEKEVESPENIETPICQAEHAAEPLKTERVTWGVWDQHHMAYEDSLICRICEVEIPIVHVEQHSRICTVADRCDLKGLTVNERLERVAETLEKILESWTPKSSDTGVRSPEVVRVSASSAQEDLGELSPKGNNLSYRCSEDMMDCVNVADNSFLVDELHSSLNVSCPSRAPPADQSKKESSAGSLTPRSPLITPRMTQIELLLSGRKTLSEFESYQQIHKLLDIARSVVNVNRTDYSTLEYMIDQLDNLKYAIHDRKVDALVVETFGRRIEKLIQEKYVFLCDQIDDEKADLLNNVADEDTSVEEDTVRSLRASPINPCTKDRTSIEDFEIIKPISRGAFGRVFLARKRATGDLFAIKVLKKADMIRKNAVESILAERDILISVRNPFVVRFFYSFTCRENLYLVMEYLNGGDLFSLLRNLGCLEEDMARVYIAEVVLALEYLHSLNVIHRDLKPDNLLIGPDGHIKLTDFGLSKVGLINSTDDLSGPSAFLGVDKPKATVNSSVKREQRKKHSVVGTPDYLAPEILLGMGHGATADWWSVGVILFELLVGIPPFNAEHPQQIFNNIINRDIPWPKIPEEMSYEASDLINKLLIENPVQRLGATGAGEVKRHSFFKDINWDTLARQKAAFIPSVDAHDTSYFMSRYIWNLEEENRGSDVDDMTDTGSASCSSSSYSNLQDEDGDECGHLADFVAPSLDMNYSFSNFSFKNLSQLASINYDLVTKKSNTG